The Macrobrachium nipponense isolate FS-2020 chromosome 19, ASM1510439v2, whole genome shotgun sequence genome contains a region encoding:
- the LOC135215396 gene encoding uncharacterized protein LOC135215396 — protein MNQVYQGMVGDQGFIAFAQDTDVQVNRKPEIAEGRKRVDPRNPDTTRNPDSGGSSSGVGSGKPVTLLHTGMAPGISSMKRSCEDRQLTVEEQRQKILKTIANQSLIAFRSDDSDTEVGSSPDSTSEYSSESTVKYVGTAGSKTVLPMASSVPKVLGNPNPSYHLGFVSNGCSKVNYLGSVIGLETDDESSPSSSKSPPLEHSVSPVIPSTEDSSRRLFPPPPAPVSYQSGPIYYATFHSTPQAAAINPTFQFPMATVGRNILSTGDSLQSASMKIFSNTSLSSRLRSVDQSDMNLYYEQMKDKIEMPPDFYSCSVKQPDNAADGDPQSSEDTSLQEDSDTDTIVYSPSKGTDDADHAVHESRDTAQPAEGETGEGITSIPLDTASKSWSTHPSGTIGSPSVLTDGTQHALRETCSTLQGTGAGTGEGISSIPLDTHGSSKSKSQSLATSAPSSDSTSSSTTTSGEPWTARVAIAQKFRIICGGLASMTHLGNINALAANADEDSDETESEESSRPRDGSKCRLRTFSNDETIDEEIGSIQSEEVTGNEAEIFKDDDDVCGSVLPYQQMVQITSPPYNPSASFISDYPQFNNQTFMSENALYLSPQSTLQNYCQITSPQSFEEITVFYQPTLASATTPIKQVSHSSTSSKLGQMSHDSGKSDDHLKLESSGSTEETSGDDKHASWEPKINKAITARINLLEDLVYRCLENEDAALYEMESTEEEGAAAPVTSLSRAGSSSRVDVSRSELRNLISDLEGIVSSMNERSRTLSADNVAKFFEKTASVVGDHGSSSSSSVHSKEEAADIKKSASFGKSLRSHSMIEIEKALSEGEDSSSSGRESVADVFQPEDQIHIKPSILKRIDHLEEIMSRCLENEDVTMNTLGSGILSPSSSQKEVPKEQHHTSKVELKDLIGDLGSLVSNLGQRFNPDQK, from the coding sequence ATGAATCAAGTGTATCAGGGCATGGTAGGGGACCAGGGTTTTATTGCCTTTGCACAAGACACAGATGTCCAGGTAAACAGGAAGCCTGAGATTGCTGAAGGGAGAAAAAGGGTAGATCCTAGAAATCCTGACACTACAAGGAACCCAGATAGTGGTGGAAGTAGCTCAGGTGTAGGTTCTGGAAAGCCAGTCACTTTATTGCATACTGGAATGGCTCCAGGAATTTCCAGCATGAAAAGGAGTTGTGAAGATAGACAATTAACTGTAGAAGAACAAAGGCAGAAAATTCTAAAAACGATAGCAAATCAATCATTAATTGCTTTCAGAAGTGATGATAGTGATACTGAGGTAGGAAGTAGTCCAGATTCGACTTCTGAATACTCTTCCGAATCTACAGTGAAGTATGTAGGAACTGCTGGTAGCAAAACAGTACTTCCAATGGCCTCATCAGTACCAAAGGTGCTAGGTAATCCAAATCCAAGTTATCATTTAGGATTTGTGAGCAATGGGTGTTCAAAAGTAAATTACTTAGGGTCTGTCATAGGTCTAGAAACAGATGATGAAAGTTCTCCAAGCAGCAGTAAAAGTCCTCCACTAGAACATTCAGTTTCTCCAGTCATTCCCAGTACAGAAGATTCCAGTAGAAGATTATTCCCTCCTCCCCCTGCTCCTGTTAGTTATCAAAGTGGTCCTATTTATTACGCCACCTTCCATTCCACGCCTCAGGCAGCAGCAATTAATCCAACATTCCAGTTTCCAATGGCTACAGTTGGTCGGAACATTTTAAGTACCGGAGATTCCTTGCAGTCTGCAAGCATGAAAATATTTAGCAATACCTCGCTTAGCTCTCGCTTAAGGTCTGTAGACCAGTCAGATATGAATCTTTACTATGAACAAATGAAAGACAAAATTGAAATGCCACcagatttttattcttgttcagTTAAACAGCCGGATAATGCTGCTGATGGAGATCCACAGAGCAGTGAAGATACTAGTTTACAAGAAGATTCTGACACTGACACTATAGTCTACTCTCCATCAAAGGGAACTGATGATGCTGATCATGCTGTTCATGAGAGTCGTGATACTGCGCAACCTGCTGAGGGAGAAACAGGAGAAGGAATCACATCAATACCATTAGATACTGCCAGCAAATCTTGGAGTACCCATCCCTCTGGTACTATAGGCTCCCCTTCTGTTCTCACTGATGGAACACAACATGCTTTGAGAGAGACATGTAGCACATTACAGGGTACTGGTGCTGGTACTGGTGAAGGCATTTCATCCATCCCATTGGATACACATGGTTCTAGCAAAAGTAAGTCACAGAGCTTGGCAACATCAGCTCCATCCTCAGATTCCACCTCTTCCTCCACAACTACTTCAGGTGAGCCTTGGACGGCTAGGGTTGCAATTGCACAGAAGTTCAGGATTATTTGTGGTGGTTTAGCTAGCATGACGCATTTAGGTAATATCAATGCTTTAGCAGCAAATGCAGATGAGGATTCAGATGAGACAGAATCAGAGGAGTCGTCTAGACCAAGAGATGGATCTAAATGTAGACTGAGGACCTTCAGTAACGATGAAACAATTGATGAGGAAATTGGATCTATACAGAGTGAAGAAGTCACAGGTAATGAAGCTGAGATctttaaagatgatgatgacgtATGTGGAAGTGTTCTTCCATATCAACAGATGGTTCAGATCACATCTCCTCCATACAACCCTTCAGCATCGTTTATATCGGATTATCCTCAGTTCAACAACCAGACCTTTATGTCTGAAAATGCGTTGTATCTTTCTCCACAATCTACATTACAAAATTATTGCCAAATAACATCTCCCCAGAGTTTTGAAGAAATAACTGTATTTTATCAGCCTACCCTTGCATCAGCCACAACCCCCATTAAGCAGGTTAGTCATTCAAGTACGAGCTCAAAACTGGGCCAGATGAGCCATGACTCAGGTAAATCAGATGACCATTTGAAACTGGAGTCATCTGGAAGTACAGAAGAGACCAGTGGTGATGACAAACATGCCTCTTGGGAACCAAAGATCAATAAAGCCATAACAGCAAGAATCAATCTTCTTGAAGACCTTGTTTACAGGTGCCTTGAAAATGAAGATGCTGCTCTGTATGAGATGGAATCTACTGAGGAAGAAGGTGCTGCTGCACCTGTCACATCTTTATCCAGAGCTGGCTCAAGCTCTCGTGTAGATGTGAGTCGAAGTGAACTGCGAAACTTGATTAGTGATTTAGAAGGCATTGTCAGCAGCATGAATGAACGCAGTAGGACACTTAGCGCTGACAATGTTGCCAAGTTCTTTGAAAAGACTGCAAGCGTGGTTGGAGACCAtggttcttcttcctcctcctcagtgCATTCTAAGGAAGAGGCAGCAGACATCAAGAAATCAGCTTCCTTTGGCAAAAGTTTACGTTCTCATTCAATGATAGAAATTGAGAAAGCCCTTAGTGAGGGAGAGGACAGCAGCAGCAGTGGGCGAGAGAGTGTAGCTGATGTCTTCCAACCAGAGGACCAAATTCACATTAAGCCATCGATCTTGAAGCGAATTGATCATTTGGAAGAGATAATGAGTAGATGCCTAGAAAATGAAGATGTCACCATGAACACTCTTGGCTCAGGTATATTGTCACCTTCCTCGTCACAAAAGGAGGTGCCAAAGGAACAGCATCACACTTCAAAGGTCGAGCTAAAAGATCTGATAGGTGATCTTGGTTCCTTAGTTTCTAACCTTGGACAGAGATTCAATCCAGATCAGAAGTAG